The genome window AGCACGGTAAAAAATTCTAATAAGACATCAAGAGGCATCCCATGACGATCCCGGTTTACAAAGATGAAACAAAAAGCGTGGAAGAGCGGGTTCAGGATCTGCTCAGCCGTATGACGATTGAGGAGAAGATTGCTCAACTCACCTCGGTCTGGCTGAACCTGGATGCGCGTTCCGGCGAGGTCTCACCGAATCAAGGCCTTATTTCTGCGGATTTCGATCCGGCCCAGGCGATGCGTCATGGCATCGGGCAGATCGCCCGGCCCTTTGGCAGCCAGCCCCTTGATCCCGTCAAAGGCGTTGAGATGGTCAATGAGCTTCAGCAGAGGCTCGTGGAGGGCACCAGGCTTGGTATTCCGGCCATTTGCCATGTCAGAACTTGCGCAGCGTGCAGCGGCTGTTGTGGAAGCCTGGTTTCCCGGCCAGGCCGGAGCCGCGGCCATCGTGGACGTCTTATTTGGCGACCTCAACCCCGGCGGTAAAACGACGCTGACGTTCAGCCAGGGCGCGGGAACCCAGCCTGTATTTTACAACCATAAATTCCTGGCAAGCGGGATACCGAGGCTGCCTGAATCGGAGCCGGTTTTTGCCTTTGGGCATGGTTTGAGTTATACCACTTTTGAATATTCAGACCTGTCAATTTCAGCGGCCAAGGTGCCGGTGGACGGCGAGGCGACCATCAGCTGTACGGTGCGAAACACAGGAGACCGCGCCGGTGATGAGGTGGCGCAGCTGTACCTGCAAGACCTTACAGCCAGTGTCACCCGGCCGGTAAAAGAACTGAAGGGCTTTGTGCGGCTCAGCCTCCAGCCTGGCGAGGCCAAACAGGTTTCATTTTACGTGCCGGCTGATCTGCTGTCCTTCACCGGCATTGATTATAAAAGAATCGTCGAACCTGGCGCCATCAAAGTCATGGTCGGATCTTCCAGCGCGGATATTCGACTGAAGGGCGAGTTTAATCTGACCGGCCCGGTTCGTGAGGTGGGCGAAGATCGCGCTTTGATGAGCCGGGTGGCGGTAGAGCGGCTTAGGAGCTATTAAGGATTATACGGGTCCGTACCCTCGTGGCGTATTAAAGACGGAGATCGGCTGGGTAACAGGCGCGACGTAAGGAGCGTCCTAGTTGACCCAATTGTTAGCCATTTCTTGTCCTGCTAAGTTTCTTAACTTTTGCGATGAAAAGAACCATTGGATAGAACTCTCTGACAACGGCTCCTGAACTCATCTGTATGTCGAGAATCTTGGAATATGCCCTTGGCAAGTGCCATGCATATATGGCATTGGCCTTTGGACATTCTTTGCGTACTCTTGAAAGCAATTGATCAGTGTCCCTTACCTTCATTAACACATCACCGCGTCCGAAAACAGGCACGATTGCCAATGCAACACCAAACATGTTGCCACGGTACATAAACTCTAATACCTTATCCTCGCTGTTGTCCAGTTGATCGATAGCTTGTTGGAATGTCTTCTCAAGCTTGTATAATGTGAATTCTTCATTTCCAT of Deltaproteobacteria bacterium contains these proteins:
- a CDS encoding fibronectin type III-like domain-contianing protein; this encodes MSELAQRAAAVVEAWFPGQAGAAAIVDVLFGDLNPGGKTTLTFSQGAGTQPVFYNHKFLASGIPRLPESEPVFAFGHGLSYTTFEYSDLSISAAKVPVDGEATISCTVRNTGDRAGDEVAQLYLQDLTASVTRPVKELKGFVRLSLQPGEAKQVSFYVPADLLSFTGIDYKRIVEPGAIKVMVGSSSADIRLKGEFNLTGPVREVGEDRALMSRVAVERLRSY